In the Onychostoma macrolepis isolate SWU-2019 chromosome 09, ASM1243209v1, whole genome shotgun sequence genome, one interval contains:
- the cdk5r2b gene encoding cyclin-dependent kinase 5 activator 2b, protein MGTVLSISPIETKGTILKDGGDEANGKIEKSLKKQSVVVSTLTFKRLVTASGKKKSAKKVSPNPLPLPASSDSQVEHLNQENSRKSQQSEKKAKNGPLAVPIPTVPPHLDQDQNQDQLPAAAKQLVSVQKQPSSRSLLSPRRVIVQASTGELLRCLGEFLCKRCCKVRELTSNEVILWFRNVDRTLLLQGWQDHGFITPANLVFVYLLVRETVTEDVDNPRELHGTFLTCLYLAYSYIGNEISYPLKPFMVDTNKDVFWDRSLDVIDKLSGKMLQINMDPHFFTEVFQDLKNEGDYKKDASELDR, encoded by the coding sequence ATGGGGACCGTGCTCTCTATATCCCCTATAGAAACTAAGGGGACCATTCTGAAAGATGGAGGAGACGAAGCCAACGGGAAAATAGAGAAAAGCCTCAAAAAGCAGTCAGTGGTCGTGTCCACGCTCACATTTAAGCGGCTAGTGACTGCATCAGGTAAGAAAAAAAGTGCCAAGAAAGTAAGTCCGAATCCTCTTCCCCTGCCAGCGAGCAGCGACAGTCAGGTCGagcatctgaatcaggagaacTCCAGGAAATCGCAACAGTCCGAGAAGAAAGCGAAAAATGGACCTCTCGCGGTGCCCATCCCCACGGTTCCTCCCCATCTGGACCAGGACCAGAATCAGGACCAGTTACCTGCAGCGGCGAAGCAACTGGTGTCGGTGCAGAAGCAGCCCAGCAGCCGGTCGCTGCTCTCGCCGAGGCGCGTGATCGTCCAGGCCTCCACCGGGGAGCTGCTCCGTTGTCTGGGCGAATTCCTGTGCAAACGATGCTGCAAAGTCAGAGAACTCACCTCAAACGAGGTTATCCTCTGGTTCCGAAACGTGGACAGGACTCTGCTGTTGCAGGGCTGGCAGGACCACGGGTTCATCACGCCAGCCAACCTCGTGTTCGTCTATCTGCTCGTTAGGGAAACCGTGACCGAGGATGTTGACAATCCACGTGAACTCCACGGGACCTTTCTGACTTGCCTCTATCTAGCGTATTCCTACATAGGGAACGAGATCTCGTACCCTCTCAAGCCCTTCATGGTCGACACCAATAAGGACGTGTTCTGGGACCGTTCGTTAGATGTCATCGATAAACTGAGCGGCAAGATGCTGCAGATTAACATGGATCCGCACTTTTtcacagaggttttccaagacttAAAAAACGAAGGAGATTATAAGAAGGATGCAAGCGAACTGGATCGCTGA